In Lujinxingia sediminis, a single genomic region encodes these proteins:
- a CDS encoding Stp1/IreP family PP2C-type Ser/Thr phosphatase gives MELRFWAATDTGRVRDHNEDNFLVDKRLQLFVVCDGMGGHAAGEVASAVCVRTVREVIAGAGDLLGHLQEAPDDAQVQQATVELLRQAVKSANARIFEMAQQDPSRRGMGTTCSALLISGAHGFVGHVGDSRLYRVREGGVEQITMDHSLLNEMIRQGKLPPDTKERDFPHNNAVTRAVGVREFVEVDAFDFSIEAGDRMMMCSDGLSGYFEEEIDVLDMTSGEVLEDIITRCIDFANESGGKDNITVIVVDAVDAEAEQGDVAPVLEMLRNTPYFHYLAVNELEHIRRLGEVVEVQPEAIVTSPENVTHSLFVILRGSVSLHLDGQRISVLTAGEHFGEMALIDAQDDSDNRLRVQALEPTTLFAIARDDFMGILRSAPGLAIKLLWNFVQVFADRLQGVPAEYRFSPDQWREDPDAAVDFTPPSGSLVFTDDIKRIVERSEAAEVMDDDVEASPVSEHDEETREYDRLPVDDGRLTASLGEWDGSDASWGDEASEDEPTNDAWDDLPPEAVAHRPTVRLSPMRDDESPAGAAFQGASVDGDTTLSPWETPEVQERNASDDWVIGGIDEEGDDALDDDAGVVGSVSFGAPRRGEPEEDLRATIQLDRPLSRAEIEATTGPVLEGNAPEPVQPSWKPGGDDVDAADDLGKTVDIDADLARLRSLRAESALDLKERLRQRMKTRTTPVPGLAAAVEVPASEVPQEAAPQPEPNTSALAGEVEVRSTPSRRKSEPTPEAKVMISPELMGLVDDDES, from the coding sequence ATGGAATTGCGGTTCTGGGCCGCTACGGACACCGGGCGCGTCCGCGACCATAACGAAGATAACTTCCTGGTCGACAAGCGTCTGCAACTCTTCGTGGTCTGCGACGGCATGGGAGGCCATGCCGCCGGCGAGGTCGCCAGCGCGGTGTGCGTGCGCACGGTGCGTGAAGTGATCGCCGGAGCCGGAGACCTTCTGGGACATCTTCAGGAAGCCCCGGATGATGCGCAGGTTCAGCAGGCGACCGTCGAGCTTTTGCGTCAGGCGGTTAAAAGCGCTAACGCGCGTATCTTCGAGATGGCTCAGCAGGATCCCAGCCGGCGAGGCATGGGCACGACCTGCTCTGCGCTGCTTATCAGCGGCGCGCACGGTTTTGTGGGCCACGTCGGCGATTCTCGCCTCTACCGGGTTCGCGAGGGGGGCGTCGAGCAGATCACCATGGATCACTCCCTGCTCAACGAGATGATCCGTCAGGGCAAACTGCCCCCCGACACCAAAGAGCGCGACTTTCCGCACAACAATGCGGTCACGCGTGCGGTGGGCGTTCGAGAATTCGTGGAGGTTGACGCCTTTGACTTCAGTATTGAGGCGGGCGACCGGATGATGATGTGCTCCGATGGCCTCAGTGGCTACTTCGAGGAGGAGATCGACGTCCTTGATATGACCTCGGGCGAAGTTCTCGAGGACATCATTACGCGCTGCATCGACTTCGCCAATGAGAGCGGTGGAAAGGACAACATCACCGTGATCGTGGTGGACGCGGTCGACGCTGAGGCAGAGCAGGGTGATGTTGCGCCGGTGCTCGAGATGTTGCGCAACACACCGTACTTCCACTATCTGGCGGTCAACGAGCTCGAACACATCCGGCGCCTTGGCGAGGTCGTCGAGGTTCAGCCCGAGGCTATTGTGACGTCGCCGGAGAACGTGACCCACAGCCTCTTTGTGATTTTGCGGGGATCGGTCTCGTTGCATCTCGATGGTCAACGCATCAGCGTGCTGACCGCCGGGGAGCATTTTGGCGAGATGGCGCTCATTGACGCCCAGGATGACAGTGATAACCGCCTTCGGGTGCAGGCGCTGGAGCCGACCACACTCTTTGCAATCGCGCGCGATGATTTTATGGGGATCTTGCGCAGCGCGCCGGGGCTGGCCATCAAGCTGCTCTGGAACTTCGTGCAGGTCTTTGCGGATCGTCTTCAGGGGGTACCGGCTGAATACCGCTTTAGCCCCGATCAGTGGCGTGAAGATCCCGATGCTGCCGTTGATTTTACGCCGCCCTCCGGCTCTCTTGTGTTCACCGACGACATCAAGCGCATCGTCGAACGAAGTGAAGCGGCCGAGGTCATGGACGACGACGTCGAGGCATCCCCGGTGTCCGAGCACGACGAGGAGACGCGGGAGTACGACCGTTTGCCCGTGGACGACGGGCGTCTGACGGCATCTCTGGGGGAGTGGGACGGCTCCGACGCCAGCTGGGGAGATGAGGCCAGTGAGGATGAACCCACGAACGATGCGTGGGATGATCTTCCGCCCGAGGCAGTGGCGCATCGGCCTACCGTTCGTCTCTCTCCGATGCGCGATGACGAATCGCCAGCGGGCGCGGCGTTTCAGGGGGCGAGTGTCGATGGTGACACTACCCTTAGCCCCTGGGAAACGCCCGAAGTGCAGGAGCGCAACGCGTCGGACGACTGGGTGATCGGTGGCATTGACGAGGAGGGCGACGACGCTCTCGACGATGACGCCGGCGTCGTAGGGTCCGTGAGCTTTGGTGCTCCCCGTAGAGGAGAGCCCGAGGAGGATCTTCGCGCGACGATTCAGCTGGATCGCCCCCTCTCTCGGGCAGAGATCGAAGCGACAACGGGACCGGTATTGGAAGGGAATGCGCCGGAGCCGGTTCAACCCTCCTGGAAGCCCGGTGGCGATGACGTTGATGCGGCCGATGATCTTGGAAAGACCGTCGATATCGATGCCGACCTCGCTCGCCTACGCTCGTTGCGCGCCGAATCGGCTCTGGATTTGAAGGAGCGACTGCGCCAGCGTATGAAGACCCGGACAACGCCGGTGCCCGGGCTGGCCGCAGCGGTCGAGGTGCCTGCTTCGGAGGTTCCTCAGGAGGCCGCACCACAACCCGAGCCTAACACCTCAGCGTTGGCCGGAGAGGTCGAGGTACGTAGTACGCCATCACGACGTAAGTCCGAGCCGACTCCAGAAGCCAAGGTGATGATTTCACCCGAGCTGATGGGCCTGGTTGATGACGACGAGAGTTAA
- the carA gene encoding glutamine-hydrolyzing carbamoyl-phosphate synthase small subunit, whose translation MKQSRPRLTSLSGRSPAILVLEDGTCFEGLSAGAPGSTVGEVVFNTSMSGYQEIATDPSYRGQLITYTMPHIGNYGVNALDNESVGTQAAGIIVRSLSRRASNQRSEQGFEDWLVERGVVGICEVDTRELTRRLRQGGVGLAAIVHDATAQDSAAALELIAAHPGYGSVDYVSEVATTRALRVSAEDAWQSPLKLTPADAAEQEHSDGPHVVVMDFGVKFSILRHLLARGMRVTLMPRDADRAAVEAQRPDGVLWSNGPGDPDKMEPFIAGVRELSERYPTMGICLGHQLLAKAFGGETFKLGFGHRGPNQPVQNQRDKSVAMTSQNHGYAVRRESFPEELEITHVNINDDTISGFSHRHLPVHAVQYHPEAGPGPNDATSFFDDFARELAGRHASGT comes from the coding sequence TTGAAGCAGTCGCGACCCAGATTAACGTCGCTCTCGGGGCGCAGCCCCGCGATTCTTGTGCTGGAAGACGGCACCTGTTTTGAAGGGCTGAGCGCTGGTGCGCCCGGTTCCACGGTGGGAGAGGTGGTCTTCAATACCAGCATGTCGGGCTATCAAGAGATCGCCACCGACCCGTCTTACCGCGGGCAGCTCATCACCTACACGATGCCTCATATCGGCAACTACGGGGTCAATGCGCTCGACAACGAGTCGGTGGGGACGCAGGCCGCTGGCATCATCGTGCGCTCGCTCTCACGGCGCGCCAGCAATCAGCGAAGCGAGCAGGGTTTTGAGGACTGGCTTGTTGAGCGCGGCGTGGTGGGCATCTGTGAGGTTGATACCCGTGAGTTGACGCGCAGGCTTCGGCAGGGCGGCGTGGGGCTGGCAGCGATCGTGCACGACGCCACCGCGCAGGATAGCGCGGCCGCGCTGGAGCTTATCGCCGCGCACCCGGGCTATGGTAGCGTCGACTATGTAAGTGAAGTTGCCACAACGCGCGCGCTTCGCGTGAGCGCTGAAGACGCCTGGCAAAGCCCCCTGAAGCTGACACCTGCAGATGCTGCGGAGCAGGAGCACAGCGATGGCCCGCATGTGGTCGTGATGGACTTCGGGGTGAAGTTCAGCATTTTGCGTCATCTGCTCGCCCGCGGCATGCGCGTCACGCTGATGCCGCGTGATGCGGATCGTGCCGCGGTTGAGGCGCAGCGCCCCGATGGCGTGCTCTGGTCCAATGGGCCGGGGGATCCGGATAAAATGGAGCCCTTTATCGCCGGGGTGCGTGAGCTCAGCGAGCGCTACCCGACCATGGGCATCTGTCTGGGGCATCAGCTTCTGGCCAAGGCCTTCGGTGGCGAGACGTTCAAGCTGGGTTTCGGGCACCGTGGTCCAAATCAGCCGGTTCAGAATCAGCGTGATAAGAGCGTGGCGATGACCAGTCAGAACCACGGCTACGCGGTTCGCCGTGAGAGTTTCCCCGAGGAGCTGGAGATCACCCACGTGAACATCAACGATGACACAATCTCCGGGTTCTCACACCGTCACCTTCCGGTGCACGCGGTGCAGTACCATCCGGAGGCGGGGCCTGGTCCCAACGACGCGACCTCCTTTTTTGACGACTTTGCCCGGGAGCTTGCCGGGCGCCACGCCTCCGGGACGTGA
- a CDS encoding aspartate carbamoyltransferase catalytic subunit: MNLIGLKDLSSHQMIALLDASERFLDEEGRVFTPPESAQLLSGRTFALLFLEPSTRTRASFDLAIQRLGGRSVTVNGEGSSVEKGESAADTCRTLAAMGVDGLVVRHHDRHLPQVLSERIRIPVINAGNGSGEHPTQGLLDALTLRRHFKTGQQLGGLKIAIIGDIVHSRVARSDAHIFSELGAEVMIAGPKMLLPTDEQLVGWPVQVSTSLKEALRWADAVVVLRVQQERLRSSVVDPHRYALDWGIDPTVVEQYMSPSTVILHPGPVIRGVELADPVIESPQSLIWQQVTYGVAVRQAVIAAYFGRQT, from the coding sequence ATGAACTTGATTGGACTAAAAGACCTGTCGAGCCACCAGATGATCGCGCTTCTGGATGCTTCCGAGCGCTTCCTCGATGAGGAAGGGCGAGTCTTCACCCCACCAGAATCTGCGCAGCTGCTGAGCGGACGTACCTTTGCGTTGCTCTTTCTGGAACCGAGCACGCGCACCCGGGCGAGCTTCGACCTGGCGATTCAGCGCCTGGGGGGGCGGTCGGTGACGGTCAACGGCGAGGGAAGCAGCGTTGAGAAAGGGGAGTCTGCCGCGGACACCTGCCGAACGCTGGCGGCGATGGGGGTCGATGGGCTGGTGGTTCGACATCATGACCGCCATCTGCCCCAGGTGCTCAGTGAGCGGATACGCATTCCGGTGATCAATGCGGGCAATGGCAGTGGGGAGCATCCCACCCAGGGACTGCTCGACGCGCTGACATTGCGCCGGCACTTTAAAACAGGTCAGCAGCTTGGCGGTCTGAAGATCGCGATCATCGGCGACATCGTGCACAGTCGTGTGGCGCGAAGTGATGCGCACATCTTCTCGGAGCTCGGGGCCGAGGTGATGATCGCCGGACCGAAGATGCTGCTTCCTACCGACGAACAACTTGTCGGATGGCCGGTGCAGGTATCAACCTCGCTCAAAGAGGCCCTGCGTTGGGCGGATGCGGTTGTGGTACTTCGGGTTCAGCAGGAGCGCCTGCGCAGCTCGGTGGTTGACCCACACCGCTACGCTCTGGATTGGGGTATCGACCCGACGGTCGTTGAGCAGTATATGTCGCCGTCGACGGTGATTCTGCACCCTGGTCCTGTGATCCGGGGGGTGGAACTCGCCGACCCGGTTATCGAGAGTCCCCAAAGCCTGATCTGGCAGCAAGTGACCTACGGAGTCGCGGTGCGCCAGGCGGTGATTGCAGCGTATTTTGGACGGCAAACGTAG
- the lepB gene encoding signal peptidase I, whose translation MSRQNDKAQIIDDAQELVRETQLRLDRARKLPDEARYRLQEELNALRQGMKREDLEYVEEVSQTVRQLADEHLAGISVKPAWQEYAETVGLAILCALVLRAFFFEAFKIPSGSMEPTLLKGDHLFVNKIRYGIRVPFTTTFLMRFAEPQRGEVVVFRFPSEEAREHVRKRREEAAAKGEKAVECILNFDEKDFIKRIVGLPGDVVEGRGAQLLVNGEAVDRTPIRRGPVPDRSGRTAYYYLETLGDATHQIREDSPPGYDEGHDFGPITVAEGHFFAMGDNRDNSADSRCWGQVPLDNIKGRAMIIWLSLEDGQTGEPGIRWDRFGMAIE comes from the coding sequence GTGAGCAGGCAAAACGATAAGGCGCAGATCATCGACGACGCCCAGGAGCTGGTGCGCGAGACTCAGCTGCGTCTGGACCGTGCACGTAAGCTGCCCGACGAGGCGCGCTATCGCCTTCAGGAAGAGCTGAACGCGCTTCGTCAAGGTATGAAGCGCGAGGATCTGGAGTATGTCGAAGAGGTCAGCCAGACGGTGCGTCAACTCGCCGACGAGCATCTGGCCGGAATCTCCGTCAAGCCCGCCTGGCAGGAGTATGCCGAGACGGTGGGGCTGGCGATCTTGTGCGCGCTGGTGCTGAGGGCCTTTTTCTTCGAGGCGTTTAAGATTCCCAGCGGTTCGATGGAGCCCACGCTTCTCAAAGGCGATCATCTCTTCGTCAACAAGATCCGCTACGGGATTCGCGTACCCTTTACGACGACGTTTTTGATGCGTTTTGCCGAGCCGCAGCGTGGCGAGGTGGTGGTCTTTCGCTTTCCCTCCGAGGAGGCGCGAGAGCATGTGCGCAAACGCCGTGAGGAGGCCGCAGCCAAGGGTGAAAAAGCCGTCGAGTGCATCCTCAACTTCGATGAAAAGGACTTCATCAAACGCATCGTTGGCCTGCCTGGCGATGTCGTGGAGGGGCGCGGTGCGCAGCTTCTGGTCAATGGGGAGGCCGTGGATCGCACGCCGATTCGACGTGGTCCGGTTCCCGATCGCTCCGGTCGTACGGCGTATTACTACCTGGAGACGCTCGGGGACGCGACGCATCAGATCCGCGAAGATAGTCCTCCGGGCTATGATGAGGGTCACGACTTCGGCCCGATCACCGTTGCAGAAGGGCACTTCTTTGCCATGGGCGACAACCGCGACAACTCCGCGGACAGCCGTTGCTGGGGGCAGGTGCCGCTGGATAACATCAAGGGCCGCGCCATGATCATCTGGCTCTCGCTGGAAGATGGGCAGACCGGAGAGCCAGGCATACGCTGGGATCGTTTCGGGATGGCGATTGAGTAG
- the lepA gene encoding translation elongation factor 4 — MAKRSIDQSKIRNFSIIAHIDHGKSTLADRILDETQAVSDREKKAQFLDNMDLERERGITIKSQAVRLYYTADDGEEYLLNLIDTPGHVDFNYEVSRSLACCEGAILVVDAAQGVEAQTVANVYLAIDNDLEIVPVLNKIDLPSADPDRVKEEIEDVIGLDASEAVLASAKSGIGIKETLEAVVQRIPPPQGDPQAPLRASVFDSWFDPYRGVINMIRIVEGELRPGMEIMWMATGARSEVTQIGVYSPTALPVDRLGPGEVGFVIAMIKEVDQAKVGDTITDAKRPAAEALPGFKDVKPTVFCGIFPTNSKDYDELRDALDKLVLNDASITYEPETSQALGFGFRCGFLGLLHMEIIQERLEREFDLDLITTAPSVVYQVITSEGETLMVENPSDLPETQFIERIEEPFIMATIHVPPEHVGPVIGLCEERRGTQSDLRYSGANRIILKYEMPMSEVVFDFFDRLKSVSRGYASFEYEMIGFKKGDMVKLDLMVNGEPVDALSVIVHRDFAYNRGRMLAKKLKEVIPRQMFEVALQAAIGNRVIARETVKAFRKNVTAKCYGGDISRKRKLLEKQKEGKKRMKQVGNVELPQEAFLAVLRVDEG, encoded by the coding sequence ATGGCGAAGCGTTCAATCGACCAGTCTAAAATCCGCAACTTCTCCATCATCGCGCACATCGACCACGGCAAGTCGACGCTGGCCGACCGCATTCTTGATGAGACCCAGGCCGTCAGCGATCGCGAGAAGAAGGCCCAGTTCCTCGATAACATGGACCTGGAGCGTGAGCGCGGCATTACGATCAAGAGTCAGGCGGTGCGCCTGTACTACACCGCCGATGATGGCGAGGAGTATCTGCTCAACCTCATCGACACCCCCGGGCATGTTGACTTCAACTATGAGGTCTCCCGCAGTCTGGCGTGTTGTGAGGGGGCGATCCTTGTGGTGGATGCCGCGCAGGGCGTCGAGGCGCAGACCGTGGCCAACGTGTATCTGGCCATCGATAATGATCTGGAGATCGTACCGGTTCTCAACAAAATCGATCTTCCCTCGGCCGATCCCGATCGGGTCAAAGAGGAGATCGAGGATGTCATCGGCCTTGATGCCAGCGAGGCCGTTTTGGCCAGCGCGAAAAGCGGCATCGGCATCAAAGAGACGCTCGAAGCCGTCGTTCAGCGGATCCCGCCTCCCCAGGGAGACCCTCAGGCCCCGCTGCGTGCATCGGTCTTTGACAGCTGGTTTGATCCCTACCGCGGCGTCATCAACATGATCCGAATCGTCGAGGGTGAGCTTCGCCCGGGCATGGAGATCATGTGGATGGCCACCGGTGCGCGCAGTGAAGTCACCCAGATCGGTGTCTACAGCCCTACGGCGCTTCCCGTCGACAGGCTGGGGCCGGGAGAGGTCGGTTTTGTTATCGCGATGATTAAGGAAGTCGACCAGGCCAAGGTCGGCGACACGATCACCGATGCGAAACGGCCCGCGGCCGAAGCGCTCCCGGGTTTTAAAGACGTCAAGCCGACGGTCTTCTGCGGGATCTTCCCGACCAACTCCAAAGATTACGACGAGCTGCGCGACGCGCTCGATAAGCTGGTGCTCAACGACGCCTCAATCACCTACGAGCCGGAGACCAGCCAGGCGCTGGGCTTCGGCTTCCGCTGTGGCTTTCTGGGGCTTCTGCACATGGAGATCATCCAGGAGCGCCTGGAGCGCGAGTTTGATCTCGATCTTATCACCACGGCTCCTTCGGTCGTCTACCAGGTGATCACCTCTGAGGGGGAGACGCTGATGGTGGAGAACCCCAGCGACTTGCCGGAGACGCAGTTCATCGAGCGCATCGAAGAGCCCTTCATCATGGCGACCATCCACGTGCCGCCGGAGCATGTGGGCCCGGTCATCGGGCTGTGTGAGGAGCGGCGCGGTACGCAGTCTGACCTTCGTTACTCGGGGGCCAACCGTATTATCCTCAAGTACGAAATGCCGATGAGTGAGGTGGTCTTTGACTTCTTTGACCGTCTTAAGTCGGTTTCGCGGGGCTATGCCAGCTTTGAGTACGAGATGATCGGCTTTAAGAAGGGCGATATGGTCAAGCTCGACTTGATGGTGAACGGCGAGCCTGTGGACGCGCTCAGCGTGATCGTACACCGCGACTTTGCCTACAATCGCGGGCGAATGTTGGCCAAGAAACTCAAAGAGGTCATCCCGCGTCAGATGTTTGAGGTGGCGCTGCAGGCGGCGATCGGTAACCGTGTGATCGCCCGAGAGACGGTCAAGGCGTTCCGTAAAAACGTCACCGCGAAGTGTTACGGCGGAGATATCAGCCGTAAGCGCAAGCTCCTCGAGAAGCAGAAAGAGGGCAAAAAGCGCATGAAGCAGGTCGGCAACGTTGAACTGCCCCAGGAGGCTTTCCTGGCGGTTCTTCGCGTCGATGAGGGTTAA
- a CDS encoding tRNA threonylcarbamoyladenosine dehydratase, whose protein sequence is MSCPIDGLSVDEQNQPDDAGTVVFEGRPMKSWALHRRWDRAGRLLGEDAMERLYGSHVMIFGLGGVGSYTAESLARTGLGKLTLVDFDRVCGTNTNRQLHAMKGTFGKWKADLMAERCSLINPEATVVGRRAFYHEATSESFLSQRPDFVVDAIDNVSAKVHLLVSCLEQGIPVVSCMGAAGKLDPTRIEVTDLSRTKGDPLARAVRKIMRQRGVLSGNKRMGIPTVYSSETRHEPQSLSYDGTSGFRCICPTKGNDLHSCEHRNLIEGTVSFVTGSFGMLAASVVVRELTGALDAQAAAE, encoded by the coding sequence ATGAGCTGTCCCATCGATGGTTTGAGCGTAGACGAACAAAACCAGCCGGATGACGCCGGTACGGTGGTCTTCGAGGGCCGCCCGATGAAGTCTTGGGCGTTGCACCGGCGCTGGGATCGCGCCGGCCGCCTCCTGGGTGAAGACGCCATGGAGCGTCTCTATGGCTCACACGTCATGATCTTCGGGCTTGGCGGCGTGGGAAGCTACACCGCCGAGAGCCTGGCACGCACCGGTCTGGGCAAGCTCACGCTGGTGGACTTCGACCGCGTCTGTGGCACCAACACCAACCGTCAGCTTCACGCCATGAAAGGGACCTTCGGTAAGTGGAAGGCTGACTTGATGGCCGAGCGCTGCTCTCTGATTAATCCGGAGGCAACCGTCGTCGGGAGGCGAGCCTTTTACCACGAGGCCACCAGCGAGTCGTTTTTGAGTCAGCGACCGGACTTTGTGGTCGATGCCATCGATAACGTCAGCGCCAAAGTTCATCTGCTGGTTTCGTGCCTTGAACAAGGCATCCCGGTGGTCTCATGCATGGGGGCGGCCGGTAAGCTCGATCCGACTCGCATTGAGGTCACGGATCTGTCGCGCACCAAAGGCGATCCGCTGGCGCGCGCGGTGCGTAAGATCATGCGTCAGCGCGGCGTGCTCTCCGGTAATAAACGCATGGGGATTCCCACGGTCTACAGCAGCGAGACGCGCCATGAGCCGCAGTCGCTCAGCTACGATGGCACCTCCGGCTTTCGTTGCATCTGTCCGACCAAAGGAAACGATCTGCACTCCTGTGAGCACCGTAATCTGATCGAAGGCACGGTGAGCTTTGTGACCGGAAGTTTCGGTATGTTGGCAGCCTCCGTGGTGGTGCGAGAGCTGACCGGTGCGCTTGATGCGCAGGCGGCCGCGGAGTAG